From a single Lewinella sp. LCG006 genomic region:
- a CDS encoding DUF4412 domain-containing protein yields MKLCKLLCLSFICLLLSFSGNAQERVKNRAENKANQRVDQKVDQAVDKAADAIEGLFRRKKQDQPETPTEDSEVLEDDTPAPNADGGVFSGINFGGEFEPYENPVKMNLSMDMVNTDKRGKVQNLTMHYTFDTWATGMEMISEDGTTRILLDNQEGKMTMITQSDGKTQGIRMRQPKVEYEDFVPEQSEFTITDLGNTKVINGYNCREYLIEHEDGTTNAWLTKDLEIDRDAIIRAMSAQMRQKKNNNFSTNAFAVEGFPIESTTVSKDGKETTKMTYYNLHFGADVNMDVFDTNGIEIMSIGF; encoded by the coding sequence ATGAAATTGTGCAAATTGTTATGCTTGAGTTTTATCTGTTTACTGCTTAGTTTTTCCGGCAATGCCCAGGAGCGGGTAAAAAACCGTGCGGAAAACAAAGCCAATCAGCGTGTGGACCAGAAAGTAGATCAGGCGGTAGACAAAGCCGCCGATGCGATTGAAGGCCTGTTCCGCCGCAAGAAGCAAGACCAGCCCGAAACCCCAACCGAAGACAGCGAAGTATTAGAAGACGATACCCCTGCGCCCAACGCCGATGGAGGCGTCTTCTCTGGTATCAACTTTGGCGGTGAATTCGAACCCTACGAAAACCCTGTAAAGATGAACCTGTCCATGGACATGGTCAATACCGATAAGCGCGGCAAAGTGCAAAACCTTACCATGCACTACACCTTCGATACCTGGGCCACTGGAATGGAAATGATCTCAGAGGACGGTACCACCCGTATTCTGCTGGATAACCAGGAAGGCAAAATGACCATGATCACACAAAGCGATGGCAAAACCCAGGGGATCCGCATGCGCCAACCCAAAGTGGAATACGAGGATTTCGTTCCTGAGCAGAGCGAATTCACCATCACCGACCTCGGCAATACCAAGGTGATCAACGGCTACAATTGCCGCGAATACCTCATCGAACACGAAGATGGCACTACCAACGCCTGGTTGACCAAGGACCTGGAAATCGATCGCGATGCCATCATCCGCGCCATGTCCGCCCAGATGCGTCAGAAAAAGAACAATAACTTTTCGACCAATGCCTTTGCCGTAGAAGGCTTCCCTATCGAGAGTACCACGGTCTCCAAGGATGGCAAGGAAACCACCAAAATGACCTACTACAACCTCCATTTTGGTGCTGATGTCAACATGGATGTCTTTGACACCAACGGCATCGAAATCATGAGCATCGGCTTCTAA
- a CDS encoding alpha/beta hydrolase, with amino-acid sequence MDDFMRRLRHLIMPHKAFTTHHLASQHLSRTVTVDLYRSHTTNNQPVFFFLDGQDVRTMAISALHEQLYTEGFSPFTVVGIHANEARMWEYGTLSRADYADRGNRAPQTAQFILEELLPFLRNRYGIGPPTQLHHVGGFSLGALVAFDLAWHYPQVFRTAGIFSGALWWRSRPFNKKLPDANRILHDQVAKASSLPPVRYWFQAGTKDEEGDRNHNGIIDAIDDTLQLMDLLREKGQPETDLHYLEIVDGHHDPATWALAMPDFIRWTLAGL; translated from the coding sequence ATGGATGATTTTATGAGGCGCTTGCGTCACCTGATAATGCCCCATAAGGCCTTTACCACCCATCATTTAGCCAGTCAACACCTCAGCAGGACGGTCACCGTAGACCTCTACCGCAGCCATACAACCAACAACCAACCCGTTTTCTTTTTTCTGGATGGTCAGGATGTACGCACCATGGCCATAAGTGCTTTGCATGAACAACTCTACACGGAAGGTTTTTCTCCGTTTACGGTAGTAGGCATTCATGCCAACGAAGCCCGCATGTGGGAATACGGCACCCTCAGCCGTGCTGACTATGCCGACCGAGGAAATCGTGCCCCCCAAACCGCGCAGTTTATCCTGGAGGAATTGCTGCCTTTTTTACGAAACAGATACGGTATTGGTCCTCCCACCCAGCTCCATCACGTTGGAGGTTTCTCCCTGGGTGCCTTGGTTGCCTTTGATCTGGCCTGGCACTACCCCCAAGTCTTCCGTACCGCCGGTATTTTTTCTGGTGCACTCTGGTGGCGCAGTCGCCCCTTCAACAAAAAGCTCCCCGATGCCAACCGCATCCTGCATGATCAGGTGGCCAAGGCCTCTAGTTTGCCACCAGTACGCTATTGGTTCCAGGCTGGCACCAAAGACGAAGAAGGCGATCGCAACCACAACGGCATCATCGACGCTATTGATGACACCCTCCAATTGATGGATCTCCTAAGGGAAAAAGGCCAACCAGAGACAGACCTCCACTACTTGGAAATCGTCGATGGCCATCATGATCCTGCTACCTGGGCACTTGCCATGCCGGATTTTATCCGCTGGACCTTAGCTGGACTTTAG
- a CDS encoding esterase family protein, with protein MQEKLIQFYSHHLGRDIDMLVFGDRGYPVVLFPTTMGRYYENKDFKLVESVRWFVEQGLVQIYCPDSINSDSWYNRNIHPAHKVQNHIQYDRFLSEELVPQLQMKTRSHKVAVAGPSFGGYHAANFAFRHPSQVSHMFSMSGAFDIKTFMDGYYDENTYFNNPIDFMQNANDPALWGMKIILGTSEWDICLEPNRKMSAILSAKGIDHWLDVRGWQKHDWPLWREMFPHYLSLL; from the coding sequence GTGCAGGAAAAATTAATTCAATTTTATTCTCATCATCTCGGCCGCGATATCGATATGTTGGTATTCGGAGACCGGGGTTATCCGGTAGTATTGTTCCCCACAACGATGGGGCGTTACTACGAAAATAAAGACTTCAAACTGGTGGAATCTGTTCGCTGGTTTGTAGAGCAAGGCCTGGTGCAAATTTACTGCCCAGATAGCATCAACTCCGACAGTTGGTACAACCGCAATATCCATCCTGCCCATAAGGTGCAAAACCATATCCAGTACGACCGCTTTTTGAGCGAAGAATTGGTTCCTCAGTTGCAGATGAAGACAAGAAGCCACAAGGTAGCGGTAGCAGGCCCAAGCTTCGGCGGTTATCATGCGGCAAATTTTGCGTTTCGCCATCCTAGCCAGGTAAGCCATATGTTCAGTATGAGTGGTGCTTTTGACATTAAAACCTTTATGGACGGCTATTACGATGAGAACACCTACTTCAATAACCCGATCGATTTTATGCAGAACGCCAATGATCCGGCCTTATGGGGCATGAAAATCATCTTGGGTACTTCCGAATGGGATATATGCCTGGAACCCAACCGCAAGATGTCGGCTATCTTGAGTGCAAAAGGGATTGATCACTGGTTGGATGTTCGTGGTTGGCAAAAGCACGACTGGCCTTTGTGGCGGGAAATGTTCCCCCATTACCTGAGCTTGTTGTAG
- a CDS encoding RimK family alpha-L-glutamate ligase codes for MKKIGILFGKERSFPEAFIERINSKGEKGIIAEAVKIDKVIQGEPSGYAVIIDRISQDVPFYRAYLKNAAATGTAVINNPFWWSADEKFFNNVLSVTEMNVPVPKTVLLPSHQHPDDTSGESFSNLAYPMDWEGIFEYIGFPAYMKPHAGGGWKSVYRLENAQEFFEKHSETEQLVMMLQEEIKFDAYFRCYGIGGKYVRIMDYEPRNPHHLRYAAKHNVSDELRKQMHDLVLTICQGLGYDFNTVEFAVRDGIPIAIDFCNPAPDAEISSVGAENFEWVVETAATYAIEKAKAHKDGQSNLTWGNFIRNNVAATAAKPATKPAAKKNSRKTSS; via the coding sequence ATGAAAAAGATCGGTATTTTATTTGGTAAAGAACGTTCCTTTCCTGAAGCCTTTATTGAGCGCATCAACAGCAAAGGAGAAAAAGGTATCATCGCAGAAGCGGTGAAAATCGATAAGGTGATCCAAGGAGAGCCCAGTGGTTACGCTGTCATTATCGACCGGATATCACAGGATGTACCTTTTTATCGTGCATATCTTAAAAATGCAGCAGCTACGGGAACGGCGGTCATCAACAACCCTTTCTGGTGGAGTGCCGACGAAAAGTTTTTCAACAACGTACTTTCTGTTACGGAAATGAATGTACCCGTACCAAAGACGGTATTGCTGCCTTCGCATCAACATCCTGACGATACCTCCGGAGAGTCTTTCTCCAACCTGGCTTATCCTATGGATTGGGAAGGTATCTTCGAATACATTGGTTTTCCAGCCTACATGAAACCCCACGCTGGTGGTGGCTGGAAGAGTGTATACCGCCTGGAGAACGCGCAGGAGTTTTTCGAAAAGCACAGCGAAACGGAGCAATTGGTGATGATGCTTCAGGAAGAAATCAAGTTTGATGCTTACTTCCGTTGTTACGGCATTGGTGGGAAATACGTACGGATCATGGATTACGAACCACGCAACCCGCACCACCTGCGCTACGCTGCCAAGCACAATGTAAGCGACGAATTGCGTAAGCAAATGCACGACCTGGTATTGACCATCTGTCAAGGGCTAGGTTATGATTTCAATACCGTAGAGTTTGCGGTACGTGATGGTATTCCTATCGCCATCGACTTCTGCAATCCTGCACCAGACGCAGAGATCAGTTCTGTAGGCGCAGAAAACTTCGAATGGGTGGTAGAAACTGCTGCTACTTACGCGATCGAAAAAGCAAAAGCACACAAAGACGGTCAGAGCAACCTCACTTGGGGGAACTTTATCCGTAACAATGTAGCAGCAACCGCAGCTAAGCCAGCCACTAAACCGGCTGCGAAAAAAAACAGCCGCAAAACCAGCAGCTAA
- a CDS encoding type 1 glutamine amidotransferase, with the protein MSIARLAILDMYDGTPNQGMRCIKDIVLQFAGKVDYEVFDVRGKAEVPDLSFDFYLSTGGPGNPLEGDGHWDAKYYAWLQAVWTWNQHQEQKKPVFFICHSFQMAVHFFNLAEVSDRRTMSFGTFPVHLTDAGVEEPVFDGLNNPFWAADFRYYQVTQPNEARFEELGARILALEKIRPHVPLDRAIMAIRFSPEMIGVQFHPEADPEGMISHFIEPERREAVITEHGAEKYHRILADMRHPRRIMHTYNRILPQFIEQAIAAEEMVLA; encoded by the coding sequence ATGAGTATTGCTCGTTTAGCTATTCTGGATATGTACGACGGTACCCCTAATCAGGGGATGCGTTGTATCAAAGATATTGTCTTGCAGTTTGCTGGTAAGGTAGACTACGAGGTGTTTGATGTACGCGGCAAAGCCGAAGTACCCGATTTGAGCTTCGATTTTTACCTCTCTACTGGTGGCCCCGGCAATCCACTGGAAGGAGACGGTCACTGGGATGCCAAATACTATGCCTGGTTACAGGCGGTTTGGACCTGGAACCAACACCAGGAGCAGAAAAAGCCCGTATTTTTCATCTGCCATTCCTTTCAGATGGCCGTTCATTTTTTCAACCTGGCGGAAGTTTCCGATCGTCGTACCATGTCGTTTGGTACGTTCCCGGTGCATCTTACCGATGCAGGTGTAGAGGAGCCTGTTTTTGATGGTTTAAACAATCCTTTTTGGGCTGCTGATTTCCGCTACTACCAAGTTACCCAACCCAATGAAGCGCGTTTTGAGGAGCTAGGGGCAAGGATCTTGGCTTTGGAAAAAATCCGCCCCCACGTACCGCTGGATAGAGCCATCATGGCCATCCGTTTTTCGCCGGAAATGATCGGTGTCCAGTTTCATCCCGAAGCCGACCCCGAGGGTATGATCTCCCACTTCATAGAACCCGAACGCCGCGAGGCGGTCATCACCGAGCACGGTGCCGAAAAATACCACCGAATTCTGGCCGATATGCGCCACCCGCGCCGGATCATGCATACCTACAACCGGATCTTGCCACAGTTTATAGAGCAGGCGATTGCGGCGGAAGAGATGGTGCTGGCGTAA
- a CDS encoding amidohydrolase family protein, which translates to MLATRLLTLLCCLASLNLLAQRTPIDSSLILNWEEYDPPSTLVVPETEVTHAKFPFIDVHSHHWRMAEQDLDLLIRQMDSLNMGIVVNLSGRGGQALKDIMDHINASEYKNRIVCFTNIELRSIDEEDWLENTLKQLEFDVSIGARGLKIYKSQGMTNTDKDGNRIKINDPRIAPVWEKCGELGIPVIIHSADPPSFWEPHDENNERWLELKLRPNRKREADDPAPFETILGEAHDIFRQHRGTTFISAHMSWYANDLARLGQFLDDNPNVVVEIGAVIAELGRQPRMAKRFFEQYQDRVLFGKDSYQPNEYPTYFRVLESDDEYFPYYKRYHAFWKMYGLDLPDDVLRKLYYKNALRVIPGLDASLFDE; encoded by the coding sequence ATGTTAGCTACTCGTCTTCTTACCCTCCTGTGTTGCCTGGCTAGCCTTAACCTGCTGGCCCAGCGTACCCCCATTGATTCTTCCCTCATACTCAACTGGGAGGAATACGATCCGCCCTCTACTTTGGTGGTGCCGGAAACGGAGGTAACGCACGCCAAGTTTCCCTTTATCGATGTTCATAGCCACCATTGGCGGATGGCGGAGCAGGATTTGGATTTGCTGATCCGGCAGATGGATAGTTTGAACATGGGGATTGTCGTCAACCTCAGCGGGCGCGGCGGGCAGGCGCTGAAGGACATCATGGATCACATCAATGCCTCGGAGTATAAGAACCGGATCGTCTGTTTTACCAACATTGAACTGCGCTCCATCGACGAAGAAGACTGGTTGGAAAACACCCTCAAGCAGCTGGAATTCGATGTGAGTATCGGTGCCCGTGGCCTGAAAATCTACAAGAGCCAGGGGATGACCAATACCGACAAAGATGGCAACCGCATCAAGATCAACGATCCTCGTATCGCACCCGTCTGGGAGAAATGTGGCGAACTGGGGATTCCCGTCATCATCCACTCGGCTGATCCTCCCTCTTTCTGGGAACCGCACGACGAAAACAATGAGCGTTGGTTGGAACTCAAACTACGTCCTAACCGCAAGCGCGAAGCCGATGATCCCGCTCCTTTTGAGACTATTCTGGGCGAAGCGCACGATATCTTCCGCCAGCACCGGGGCACTACCTTCATCAGTGCTCACATGAGCTGGTACGCCAATGACCTGGCCCGTTTGGGGCAATTTTTGGATGACAACCCCAATGTAGTGGTGGAGATTGGTGCCGTTATCGCCGAGCTGGGCCGCCAGCCACGGATGGCTAAACGCTTCTTTGAGCAGTACCAGGACCGAGTACTGTTTGGTAAAGATTCGTACCAACCGAATGAATACCCCACCTATTTCCGAGTACTCGAATCGGATGATGAGTACTTCCCGTACTACAAGCGCTACCACGCGTTCTGGAAAATGTATGGCCTTGATTTACCGGATGATGTTTTGCGAAAGCTGTACTACAAAAATGCCCTAAGGGTGATCCCCGGGCTGGATGCGAGCTTGTTTGATGAATAA
- a CDS encoding agmatine deiminase family protein encodes MDAYYQLRYFLLLFCLLTISGLKAQVSRTHSPEEDPPQQFIQPNLPPQNVRTMGEWEEVEGLVIAWEDNYEDILTQIVRYAVEECLVYIIAPDFSSLQIHLIQAQIPTQNLRFITSGFNSVWIRDYGPWTVYLNKVHERGISDYLYNRPNRTLDDQIPYEVADYIGSPLYNADENPYQWTHTGGNFLRDGVRSAYSSDLVLRENSGKTGQEIAEYAQLFFGIEDYRILSRLNYDTIHHLDMHMRTLDEETIAIGEYPPGVADGPVIEANLQFLRNHYRTPYGKPYRILRLPMPPQGGQYPPFADYRTYTNSVFVNKTIMVPTYDAPSDSMALQLYRDYFPGYRVVGINCNEIIDELGALHCITKLVGVKRPLWIAHPRLRDVYGGQNAYPVDAWIYHETGIAEASLYYRTSEEGPFLLIPMTQHTTDTDLWQAAIPATAPGTEVHYYIEALANSGKRQVRPLPAPTGYYHFQIKNWTTPPVAQWVQTEREVAPGTQILFTNDAEEGPTSWTWTFPGGSPILSNSEEVTVTYANPGNYAVRLIAANPLGADTLLRTDGVRVRASFLPFSESFTTGSLTAWEIINPDNGPVQWQWRDDGGCNGACLEVRHRDAPQKLNREYLRTAIDLRGYTQASLQFAVAYAQRHPLHFDELRVNLVDQQGHHHNIYNKGGDVLTTVGVPVPGFVPSSCADWRTETIDLSPWEGQQFILEIESIGDQGNSIYLDEITVAANALPQASIAFPANNTFYIGFGPLQQTMRVAASDNDGEISQVDFFLGSDFLGSDATPPYEMPFLMPNWGYYNLQARATDNQGAQVWTDIVTVRYDYENSTSVLGNLPVKVNLVPNPVNTNAALLIESEAAYRGLELTISNPAGQTLHQWGSDITGGTSRLELPVEQLPAGAYWLQVRYEDQQVVLPLVKQ; translated from the coding sequence ATGGATGCTTATTACCAGCTCCGCTACTTCCTCTTACTCTTTTGTCTACTTACCATCAGTGGACTTAAGGCGCAAGTCAGTAGGACCCATTCGCCGGAAGAGGATCCGCCCCAACAGTTTATCCAACCCAATCTGCCTCCTCAGAATGTGCGCACGATGGGGGAGTGGGAAGAGGTAGAAGGCTTGGTGATCGCCTGGGAAGACAACTACGAAGACATCCTTACGCAGATCGTCCGTTACGCTGTTGAGGAGTGTTTGGTGTACATCATTGCACCGGATTTTAGCAGCCTGCAAATACACCTCATTCAAGCTCAGATTCCTACCCAAAATTTGCGGTTTATTACTTCGGGTTTCAACAGCGTCTGGATTCGCGATTATGGCCCCTGGACGGTCTACCTCAATAAAGTTCACGAGCGGGGAATCTCCGATTACCTCTACAATCGCCCCAACCGAACCCTGGACGATCAAATTCCTTATGAAGTAGCTGACTATATTGGTTCCCCTTTGTATAATGCCGACGAAAACCCTTACCAGTGGACGCACACTGGCGGAAACTTCTTACGAGACGGCGTGCGCTCAGCTTATTCCAGTGATTTGGTACTGCGGGAAAATTCTGGGAAAACCGGTCAGGAAATTGCAGAATACGCTCAGCTTTTTTTTGGGATAGAAGATTATCGCATTCTCTCTCGCTTGAATTACGATACCATTCATCATCTGGATATGCACATGCGTACGCTGGATGAAGAAACCATTGCCATTGGCGAATATCCTCCCGGTGTGGCCGACGGGCCAGTGATTGAAGCCAACCTTCAGTTTTTGCGCAACCACTACCGAACGCCTTACGGTAAACCTTATCGCATTCTACGCCTGCCCATGCCGCCGCAAGGAGGGCAGTACCCCCCATTTGCCGACTACCGCACGTATACCAACAGCGTCTTTGTCAATAAGACAATTATGGTGCCTACTTACGATGCCCCTTCCGATAGCATGGCCCTACAGTTGTACCGTGATTATTTTCCTGGTTACCGGGTAGTGGGGATCAACTGTAATGAAATCATCGATGAGTTGGGGGCTTTGCATTGTATTACGAAGCTAGTGGGGGTAAAACGCCCTTTGTGGATTGCACACCCCCGTTTGCGAGATGTCTATGGTGGACAAAATGCGTATCCGGTAGATGCCTGGATCTATCATGAAACTGGTATTGCTGAGGCAAGTCTCTATTACCGTACCAGCGAGGAAGGGCCTTTCTTACTTATTCCAATGACCCAGCATACAACGGATACGGACCTTTGGCAAGCGGCCATTCCGGCTACAGCTCCGGGCACCGAGGTGCATTATTACATCGAGGCTTTGGCCAATAGTGGTAAAAGACAAGTACGGCCACTGCCCGCGCCAACCGGTTATTACCATTTTCAAATAAAAAACTGGACCACTCCACCCGTCGCCCAATGGGTACAAACGGAGCGGGAGGTAGCACCGGGAACCCAGATTTTGTTTACCAATGACGCTGAAGAAGGCCCTACTTCCTGGACCTGGACATTCCCTGGGGGATCTCCCATTTTGTCGAACAGTGAAGAAGTGACCGTGACCTATGCTAATCCTGGAAATTATGCTGTTCGCCTGATTGCAGCAAACCCACTGGGAGCTGATACCCTTTTGCGGACTGATGGCGTTCGCGTAAGAGCATCCTTCCTGCCGTTTTCGGAGAGTTTTACGACAGGCAGCCTTACCGCTTGGGAAATCATCAATCCAGACAACGGCCCCGTTCAATGGCAGTGGCGGGATGATGGTGGTTGTAACGGCGCCTGCCTGGAAGTCCGCCATCGGGATGCGCCACAAAAGCTCAACCGTGAATACCTGCGCACCGCTATCGATTTGCGAGGATATACCCAAGCCAGCCTTCAGTTTGCGGTAGCTTACGCCCAGCGTCACCCTCTCCATTTTGATGAATTACGGGTGAACCTGGTGGATCAGCAAGGACACCACCACAACATCTACAACAAGGGGGGCGATGTGCTCACTACGGTAGGTGTGCCTGTGCCTGGTTTTGTACCCTCAAGCTGCGCAGATTGGCGTACCGAAACCATTGACTTATCCCCTTGGGAAGGACAACAATTTATCCTGGAAATCGAGAGTATTGGCGATCAAGGCAACAGCATCTACCTGGATGAAATCACCGTAGCGGCGAATGCCTTGCCACAGGCCAGTATTGCCTTTCCTGCCAACAATACATTCTACATCGGTTTTGGGCCTCTACAGCAAACGATGCGTGTAGCAGCCAGCGATAATGATGGTGAAATTAGTCAGGTAGACTTTTTCCTGGGAAGTGATTTTTTGGGTAGCGATGCAACGCCCCCCTACGAAATGCCCTTTCTGATGCCCAACTGGGGCTACTACAACCTGCAAGCCCGTGCCACCGATAACCAGGGCGCACAAGTCTGGACGGACATAGTTACGGTGCGCTATGATTACGAAAACAGTACTTCTGTATTAGGCAATCTACCGGTCAAGGTAAACCTGGTTCCCAATCCTGTCAACACCAACGCCGCACTGCTCATCGAAAGCGAAGCTGCCTACCGCGGCCTGGAACTGACCATCAGCAACCCTGCCGGACAAACGCTCCACCAGTGGGGCAGTGACATTACGGGCGGAACATCTCGCTTGGAGTTGCCGGTAGAGCAGTTGCCTGCGGGGGCTTATTGGTTGCAAGTGCGGTATGAGGATCAGCAGGTAGTTTTGCCCTTAGTGAAGCAGTAG
- a CDS encoding zinc-dependent metalloprotease produces the protein MLEEEILVVSRISGHVKGLNFGGAGMKSRPQQVIRWQRMDDQVVLRSVSYNDVANFEDPVYRSVKNNNFEPIIEVFPIAAFNPDSTAVVFEVNSLFTTDIPMIGALRANERERFKVKALDKNRSMISWMKSFPENTEVRHILTYNGGKDLPDNQLTETLSIEMNQSFIRLPEKPMQARLYDERVGYFSLEQTNYSLDAQRAESRRYITRWRLEPKDPAAWARGELVEPVKQIVYYVDPATPEEWAPYILQGVNDWQKAFEAAGFKNAIVGKRAPTPEEDPDWHPEDVRYSVIRYITTDIQNAQGPHVHDPRTGEILESDILWYHNVMNLLRNWYMMQTAAVNPAARGVKFAPEVMGELIRFVAAHEVGHTLGLPHNMGSSVAYPVDSLRAPGFVQRMGTAPSIMDYARFNYVAQPEDEGAGLHPRIGPYDEWSIIYGYRPIPEAADAEAERLILNSWVKERAGNPLFRYGAQTRDVHDPSAQTEDLSDDPIRASTLGMANLKRIVPELRDWSFVEGMPFKDLEELYGNVYTQLGRYTRHVATNVGGVYDYRKTADEEGAVFTAVPAKRQADAVDWLNKNIFATPSWLLDEAILSRISPNSALERVQRLQTSALNILMDVDRLHRVIENEARTSNPYTLSSLFEDLTGGILSELRSNRTPDAYRRNLQRTYVNQLIAFTESDDKKVKQSDISAYARAELLKLQRTLGLKVTANSHPHWLDLQASIADALAVD, from the coding sequence ATGCTGGAGGAAGAAATTCTGGTCGTTAGCCGAATATCTGGGCACGTCAAAGGACTCAATTTCGGGGGTGCAGGCATGAAGTCGCGGCCACAGCAGGTGATCCGCTGGCAGCGAATGGATGACCAGGTAGTACTGCGCTCAGTGAGCTACAATGATGTCGCCAATTTTGAAGATCCCGTCTATCGTTCGGTGAAAAACAACAACTTTGAACCTATCATAGAAGTCTTTCCCATTGCTGCCTTCAACCCCGATAGCACTGCCGTAGTGTTTGAAGTCAATAGTCTCTTTACTACGGATATTCCCATGATTGGAGCCTTGCGGGCCAACGAACGCGAGCGTTTCAAGGTGAAGGCCTTGGACAAAAATCGCAGCATGATCTCCTGGATGAAAAGCTTCCCGGAAAACACGGAAGTTCGCCATATTCTTACCTACAACGGAGGCAAAGACCTGCCGGATAACCAGCTGACGGAGACCTTGTCGATTGAGATGAATCAATCTTTTATCCGTTTGCCGGAAAAACCCATGCAAGCCCGGCTTTATGACGAGCGGGTAGGGTACTTCTCTCTGGAGCAGACCAACTATAGCCTGGATGCCCAACGCGCCGAGAGCCGCCGCTACATCACCCGCTGGCGTCTGGAACCCAAAGATCCGGCAGCCTGGGCCCGCGGCGAGCTGGTAGAGCCCGTTAAGCAAATTGTCTACTACGTTGATCCAGCTACACCGGAGGAATGGGCTCCTTACATTTTGCAGGGCGTCAACGATTGGCAAAAAGCCTTCGAAGCAGCTGGTTTTAAAAATGCCATTGTTGGCAAACGTGCTCCCACGCCGGAGGAAGATCCCGATTGGCATCCGGAGGATGTTCGCTACAGCGTTATCCGCTACATTACGACCGACATCCAAAATGCCCAAGGGCCTCACGTACATGATCCTCGTACGGGTGAAATTCTGGAGAGCGATATCTTGTGGTACCACAATGTGATGAATCTGCTGCGCAACTGGTACATGATGCAAACGGCAGCAGTCAATCCTGCTGCTCGCGGCGTGAAATTTGCACCGGAAGTGATGGGAGAGTTGATTCGCTTTGTTGCGGCGCATGAGGTGGGTCACACCCTGGGCTTGCCGCACAATATGGGCTCAAGTGTAGCCTATCCGGTAGACAGCCTCCGCGCCCCGGGCTTTGTGCAACGCATGGGTACGGCTCCTTCCATCATGGACTATGCTCGCTTCAATTATGTAGCTCAACCCGAGGATGAAGGTGCTGGTTTGCACCCTCGTATCGGCCCCTACGACGAGTGGTCGATCATCTACGGCTACCGCCCCATTCCCGAAGCTGCTGATGCCGAAGCAGAACGTCTTATCCTGAACAGTTGGGTGAAAGAGCGAGCGGGTAACCCTCTTTTCCGCTACGGTGCCCAAACGCGGGATGTACACGACCCTTCCGCCCAGACAGAAGACCTCAGTGACGATCCCATCCGCGCCAGCACCCTGGGTATGGCCAACCTCAAGCGCATCGTTCCTGAATTGCGGGATTGGTCCTTCGTTGAAGGGATGCCTTTTAAGGATTTGGAGGAATTGTACGGCAATGTCTATACCCAACTCGGACGCTACACCCGTCACGTAGCCACCAATGTGGGCGGTGTTTATGATTATCGTAAAACTGCCGATGAAGAGGGAGCTGTATTCACCGCTGTGCCCGCTAAACGGCAAGCCGATGCCGTTGACTGGTTAAACAAAAATATTTTTGCTACCCCGTCTTGGTTATTGGACGAAGCAATCCTAAGCCGGATATCACCCAATAGTGCGCTCGAAAGGGTACAGCGTCTTCAGACCAGCGCATTGAATATCCTGATGGATGTTGATCGTTTGCATCGGGTTATAGAAAATGAAGCACGAACAAGTAATCCTTACACACTTAGTAGCTTGTTTGAAGACCTTACCGGAGGAATCCTCTCCGAATTGAGGAGCAACAGAACCCCAGATGCATATCGGCGTAACCTTCAGCGTACTTACGTGAACCAGCTGATTGCCTTTACTGAAAGCGACGATAAGAAGGTGAAACAATCGGATATCTCTGCTTACGCCCGAGCGGAATTACTCAAGCTTCAACGGACGCTGGGCTTGAAAGTAACGGCCAACAGTCATCCTCATTGGCTTGATTTGCAAGCGAGTATTGCGGATGCCTTGGCGGTAGATTAG